In one Molothrus ater isolate BHLD 08-10-18 breed brown headed cowbird chromosome 6, BPBGC_Mater_1.1, whole genome shotgun sequence genomic region, the following are encoded:
- the CDK2AP2 gene encoding cyclin-dependent kinase 2-associated protein 2 yields MSYKPIAPAPATPGAASASPAPPGPGAPSAATSVPSPSGSVPGAAAPFRPLFNDFGPPSMGYVQAMKPPGAQGSQSTYTDLLSVIEEMGKEIRPTYAGSKSAMERLKRGIIHARALVRECLAETERNART; encoded by the exons ATGTCCTACAAGCCCATCGCTCCCGCCCCCGCTACCCCCGGAGCCGCCAGCGccagccccgccccgccggggcccGGGGCACCGTCCGCCG CCACGAGTGTCCCGTCGCCCTCCGGTTCCGTCCCTGGCGCCGCCGCCCCTTTCCGGCCGCTCTTCAATGACTTCGGGCCGCCGTCCATGGGCTACGTGCAG GCCATGAAGCCCCCCGGGGCGCAGGGCTCGCAGAGCACCTACACCGACCTGCTCTCGGTCATCGAAGAGATGGGGAAGGAGATCCGGCCCACCTACGCCGGCAGCAAGAGCGCCATGGAGCGGCTGAAGCGGG GGATCATCCACGCCCGGGCGCTAGTCAGGGAGTGCCTGGCAGAGACAGAGCGAAACGCCCGCACGTAA
- the PITPNM1 gene encoding membrane-associated phosphatidylinositol transfer protein 1 yields the protein MLIKEYHILLPMSLEEYQVAQLYMIQKKSREESSGEGSGVEILANRPYSDGPGGSGQYTHKIYHVGSHIPSWFRALLPKAALQVEEESWNAYPYTRTRYTCPFVEKFSIEIETYYRPDAGQQTNIFNLSAAEKRQRILDTIDIVRDPISPGEYKPEEDPKLYHSSKTGRGPLGDDWLEAAAASGPLMCAYKLCKVEFRYWGMQSKIEQFIHDVGLRKVMLRAHRQAWCWQDEWTDLTMEDIRQLEEETARMLAQKMAKCGEGEEPPAAGVSPEGQLEPDGPGIQEEAELQAGTDTPSDDTFAKQWSTSSRSSYSSQHGGGVSPQSLSEWRMQNIARDSENSSEEEFFDAHEDLSDSDEVFAKEMTKWSSNDFLDTLERPAELDEALGDGASTTKGDAEGLGTSGFPEGGTAESTEQMCRIHALFLILHSGNILDQGAGEPGSKQADVQTLAATFDAVTRVHFPEALGHVALRLVPCPPICAAAYALVSKLSPYSHDRDSLSSSQDHIPLAALPLLATSSGTYQQAVGTVITRANQAYTAFLHSGEGTGFCGQVVLLGDCVGGILGFDALCQSRAGSGGSRSSSRRGSLSTEPISPEQCGGPDPLADGTEGVPVLGQANPEAPGAQGDSQQHSSMSSLQASEAPLEAEAPRSSAMALDGAEGASTCLEFKVSGFFLFGSPLGLVLALRKTVMPALDVAQLRPACEQIYNLFHAADPCASRLEPLLAKAFHAVPPLSVPRYQKYPLGDGTSSLLAEALQTHSALFLPKVDVAAPPTPTGSFGGFWKGSEPAEPPTPASTSEVVKILERWWGLKRIDYSLYCPDALTAFPTITLPHLFHASYWESSDVVAFILRQVMEKEGPQPAESEESSIYSPAIPREKWQRKRTQVKIRNVTANHRACDVIVCEGKAQVLSGRFMYGPLDVVTLTGEKVDIYIMTQPLSGKWLYYGTEVTSGSGRVTFTIPPDKALAIGIYPVRMVVRGDHSYAEAYLTVVARGTESVVFSIDGSFTASVSIMGSDPKVRAGAVDVVRHWQDSGYMIIYVTGRPDMQKHRVVAWLSQHNFPHGAVSFCDGLTHDPLRQKAAFLQSLRTEAEISIVAGYGSTKDVSVYSSLGLAPAHIYIVGRAVKKFHNQCQFLSEGYVAHLAQLEAAALAHSPKGPPRPVLGKGTYGCPAPVDFLRKQSQLLRSRGSSQAERDGGPPSAPPGFSRTKPRSISLKLEGEE from the exons atgcTGATCAAGGAGTACCACATCCTGCTGCCCATGAGCCTGGAGGAGTACCAGGTGGCCCAGCTGTACATGATCCAG AAGAAGAGCCGGGAGGAGTCGAGTGGCGAGGGCAGCGGCGTGGAGATCCTGGCCAACCGGCCCTACAGCGATGGCCCTGGGGGCAGCGGGCAGTACACCCACAAGATCTACCACGTTGGCTCCCACATCCCCAGCTGGTTCCGGGCGCTGCTCCCCAAAGCCGCGCTCCAGGTGGAGGAGGAGTCCTGGAATGCTTATCCCTACACACGCaccag GTACACGTGTCCCTTCGTGGAGAAGTTTTCCATTGAGATTGAGACATACTACCGCCCAGATGCGGGGCAGCAGACCAACATCTTCAACCTGAGCGCTGCGGAGAAGAGGCAGAGGATTTTGG ACACCATTGACATTGTGCGTGATCCCATCTCCCCCGGGGAATACAAACCTGAGGAGGATCCCAAACTCTACCACTCATCCAAGACGGGCCGGGGACCGCTGGGGGATGActggctggaggcagcagcagccagtgggCCCCTCATGTGCGCCTACAAGCTCTGCAAGGTGGAGTTCCGATACTGGGGGATGCAGTCCAAGATCGAGCAGTTCATCCATGACGTAG GCCTGAGGAAGGTGATGCTGCGTGCCCACCGCCAagcctggtgctggcaggaTGAGTGGACGGACCTGACGATGGAGGACATCcggcagctggaggaggagacgGCGCGCATGCTGGCACAGAAGATGGCCAAGTGTGGCGAGGGCGAGGAGCCACCCGCGGCTGGGGTCAGCCCTGaggggcagctggagccagaTGGTCCTGGCATtcaggaggaggctgagctgcaggcagggaccGATACCCCCTCGGATGATACCTTTGCCAAGCAGTGGTCCACCTCTTCCCGGTCTTCCTACTCTTCCCAGCATGGAG GGGGCGTGTCTCCTCAGAGCCTGTCAGAGTGGCGGATGCAGAACATTGCCCGGGACTCAGAGAACAGCTCCGAAGAGGAATTTTTCGATGCCCACG aggaTCTGTCTGACAGCGATGAGGTCTTCGCCAAGGAGATGACCAAGTGGAGCTCCAACGACTTCTTGGACACCCTTGAGcggccagcagagctggatgaGGCACTGG GGGATGGAGCCAGCACCACCAAGGGGGATGCTGAAGGATTGGGAACATCCGGCTTCCCTGAG ggaggCACGGCAGAGAGCACGGAGCAGATGTGCCGGATCCACGCgctcttcctcatcctccacAGTGGGAACATCCTGGATCAGGGAGCGGGCGAGCCGGGCTCCAAGCAGGCGGATGTGCAGACACTGGCAGCCACCTTTGATGCTGTCACCCGTGTACACTTTCCCGAGGCACTGGGACATGTGGCCCTGCGCCTGGTGCCCTGCCCGCccatctgtgctgcagcctaTGCCCTTGTCTCCAA gctCAGCCCTTACAGCCATGACAGGGACAGCCTGTCCAGCAGCCAGGACCACATCCCACTGGCAGCACTCCCACTACTGGCCACCTCCTCAGGCACCTACCAGCAGGCTGTGGGCACTGTCATCACCCGTGCCAACCAGGCCTACACAGCCTTCCTACACTCTGGAGAGGGCACTGGCTTCTGCGGCCAG gtggtgctgctgggggactGTGTGGGCGGCATCCTGGGATTTGATGCCCTGTGCCAGAGCCGGGCGGGCTCAGGGGGCAGCCGGAGCAGCAGCCGCCGTGGCAGTCTG agcacagagcccatCTCCCCGGAGCAGTGCGGCGGCCCGGACCCGCTGGCTGATGGGACAGAGGGAGTGCCAGTATTGGGCCAGGCCAACCCTGAagccccaggggcacagggggacagccagcagcacagctccatgagTAG cctgcaggCCAGCGAGGCCCCGCTGGAGGCAGAGGCACCCCGGAGCAGTGCCATGGCGCTGGATGGGGCAGAGGGTGCCAGCACCTGCCTCGAATTTAAGGTATCCGGCTTCTTCCTCTTCGGTTCCCCACTGGGGCTGGTGCTCGCGCTGCGCAAGACCGTCATGCCTGCTCTGGATG TGGCCCAGCTGCGTCCTGCCTGTGAGCAGATCTACAACCTCTTCCACGCTGCCGATCCCTGTGCCTCCCGCCTGGAGCCCCTCCTGGCCAAGGCCTTCCATGCTGTGCCCCCGCTCAGCGTGCCCCGATACCAGAAGTACCCCCTGGGTGATGGCACCTCGTCCCTGCTGG CGGAAGCCCTGCAGACACACTCTGCCCTGTTCCTGCCCAAAGTGGATGTGGCTGCTCCCCCTACCCCCACTGGTAGCTTTGGGGGCTTCTGGAAGGGCAGTGAGCCGGCAGAGCCCCCCactcctgccagcaccagcGAGGTTGTCAAGA tcCTGGAGCGCTGGTGGGGCCTGAAGCGCATTGACTACTCTCTGTACTGCCCTGACGCCCTGACTGCCTTCCCCACTATCACCCTGCCCCACCTCTTCCACGCCAGCTACTGGGAATCCTCTGACGTGGTGGCCTTCATCCTGCGCCAG gtgaTGGAGAAGGAGGGGCCACAGCCTGCGGAGAGCGAGGAGAGCTCCATCTACAGCCCCGCCATCCCGCGGGAGAAGTGGCAGCGCAAGCGCACCCAAGTGAAGATCCGG AACGTGACGGCCAACCACCGTGCTTGCGATGTCATTGTGTGTGAGGGCAAAGCGCAGGTCCTCAGCGGACGCTTCATGTACGGACCCCTGGACGTGGTGACGCTGACTGGGGAGAAG GTGGACATCTACATCATGACACAGCCGCTGTCAGGGAAGTGGCTGTACTATGGCACCGAGGTGACGAGTGGCAGCGGGCGCGTGACCTTCACCATCCCTCCAGACAAGGCTCTGGCCATCGGGATCTACCCTGTGCGCATGGTGGTCAG AGGGGACCACAGCTATGCCGAGGCGTACCTGACCGTGGTGGCCCGTGGCACTGAGTCTGTTGTGTTCAGCATCGACGGCTCCTTCACTGCCAGCGTCTCCATCATGGGCAGTGACCCCAAAGTGCGGGCGGGGGCTGTGGACGTTGTAAG GCACTGGCAGGACTCTGGGTACATGATCATCTACGTGACGGGGCGCCCCGACATGCAGAAGCACCGTGTGGTGGCCTGGCTCTCCCAGCACAACTTCCCCCACGGCGCCGTGTCCTTCTGCGACGGGCTCACCCACGACCCGCTGCGCCAGAAAGCCGccttcctgcagagcctgcGCACCGAG gcagagatCTCCATAGTCGCTGGCTATGGCTCCACCAAGGATGTCTCCGTCTACAGCTCACTGGGACTCGCGCCAGCACACATCTACATTGTGGGACGGGCCGTCAAGAAGTTCCACAACCAGTGCCAG tTCCTCTCTGAGGGTTATGTTGCCCACCTGGCCCAGTTGGAAGCCGCAGCCCTGGCTCACTCCCCCAAGGGCCCCCCACGACCTGTGCTGGGCAAAGGCACCTATGGCTGCCCGGCGCCTGTCGACTTCCTGCGGAAGCAGAGCCAGCTCCTGCGCTCCCGGGgctccagccaggcagagcGGGATGGGGGGCCCCCCTCAGCACCCCCTGGCTTTTCCCGGACCAAGCCCCGCAGCATCAGCCTCAAGCTGGAGGGTGAGGAGTGA